In a single window of the Pseudomonas sp. B21-015 genome:
- a CDS encoding triacylglycerol lipase, with product MLRNANTHYPILLVHGLFGFDRIGNLELFHDVKLALRNAGARVFIPHLSATHSNETRGEQLLAQIERVLQGTGAEKVNLIGHSQGALAARYAGALAPEAVASVTSVSGPNHGSELADFLRKALTPGRLPEHVAGAVATLFADFLSLLSGNRHLPQNAIAALNTMTTEGVGAFNDKYPQGLPKTWGGKGRELVNGVRYYSWSGTLPGNILDEGLNALHPLHGFLRAFSHYFTTEAEQNDGMVGRFSSHLGKVIRSDYPLDHLESLCQTTGQVRKGIDPIALYVQHAERLRNAGL from the coding sequence ATGCTACGGAATGCAAACACTCACTATCCGATCCTGCTGGTCCACGGGCTCTTCGGCTTCGATCGCATTGGTAATCTGGAACTGTTCCATGACGTCAAACTGGCCCTGAGAAACGCTGGTGCAAGGGTTTTCATCCCGCACCTGTCGGCTACCCACAGCAATGAAACCCGCGGCGAACAACTGTTGGCGCAGATCGAGCGGGTACTGCAAGGAACCGGTGCAGAAAAAGTCAACCTGATCGGTCACAGCCAGGGCGCACTGGCTGCACGTTATGCGGGGGCGCTGGCGCCAGAGGCGGTCGCTTCAGTGACATCGGTCAGCGGGCCGAATCATGGCTCGGAACTGGCCGACTTCCTGCGCAAGGCACTGACCCCCGGACGCCTGCCAGAACATGTCGCCGGAGCGGTGGCTACTTTGTTCGCCGACTTCCTGTCGTTGCTCAGTGGCAACCGGCACCTGCCGCAGAACGCCATCGCCGCGCTCAATACAATGACTACCGAAGGCGTCGGCGCATTCAACGACAAATACCCTCAAGGGTTGCCGAAAACCTGGGGGGGCAAGGGTCGCGAACTGGTTAACGGCGTGCGCTACTATTCCTGGAGCGGCACCCTGCCGGGAAACATCCTCGACGAGGGGCTCAATGCACTCCATCCGCTGCACGGGTTCCTCCGGGCCTTTTCCCACTATTTCACCACCGAAGCCGAGCAGAATGACGGCATGGTCGGCCGGTTCAGCTCCCATCTGGGTAAAGTGATCCGTTCGGACTATCCACTCGACCATCTGGAGAGCCTCTGCCAGACAACCGGTCAGGTGCGCAAGGGTATCGACCCGATCGCCCTGTATGTGCAGCATGCCGAACGCTTGAGGAATGCCGGCCTTTAA
- a CDS encoding GntP family permease: MSVIIALAALTLLMVAAYRGYSVILFAPIAALGAVLLTDPSAVAPVFTGVFMEKMVGFVKLYFPVFLLGAVFGKLIELSGFSRSIVAAAIRLLGTRQAMLVIVLVCALLTYGGVSLFVVVFAVYPFAAEMFRQSNIPKRLIPATIALGAFSFTMDALPGTPQIQNIIPSTFFNTTAWAAPWLGVIGTIFVFCAGMLFLQRQRNKAQHSGEGYGSELRNEPETAPDIQLPNPWIALSPLLMVGLMNLLFTRWIPVWYGKTHSLSLPGMAAPVTTDIAKLTAIWAVQAALLVGIIMVLVFGFQAIRGKLAEGSKSAVSGALLAAMNTASEYGFGAVIASLPGFLVLSGWLKSIPNPLVNEAITVTLLAGITGSASGGMSIALAAMSESFISAAHAANIPLEVLHRVAAMASGGMDTLPHNGAVITLLAVTGLTHREAYKDIFCITLIKTLAVFVVIGTFYATGIV, encoded by the coding sequence ATGAGTGTGATCATTGCCTTGGCAGCCCTCACGCTGCTGATGGTGGCTGCTTACCGTGGCTACAGCGTTATCCTCTTTGCCCCGATCGCCGCCCTCGGCGCCGTCCTGCTTACCGACCCTTCCGCCGTTGCCCCTGTCTTCACCGGGGTGTTCATGGAAAAAATGGTCGGCTTCGTCAAACTGTATTTCCCGGTATTCCTGCTCGGTGCCGTGTTCGGCAAACTGATCGAGCTGTCGGGTTTCTCCCGCTCCATCGTCGCGGCGGCGATTCGCTTGCTCGGCACTCGCCAGGCGATGCTGGTGATCGTATTGGTCTGTGCCCTGCTCACTTACGGCGGCGTATCGCTGTTTGTGGTGGTGTTTGCGGTCTACCCGTTTGCCGCCGAGATGTTCCGTCAGAGCAATATCCCCAAGCGCCTGATCCCGGCGACCATCGCCCTCGGCGCATTCTCGTTCACCATGGATGCCCTGCCCGGCACGCCGCAGATCCAGAACATCATCCCCAGCACCTTCTTCAACACCACCGCCTGGGCGGCGCCGTGGCTGGGGGTGATCGGCACGATTTTCGTGTTCTGCGCCGGCATGCTGTTTCTTCAACGCCAGCGCAACAAGGCCCAGCACAGCGGTGAAGGTTATGGTTCAGAGCTGCGCAACGAGCCGGAAACCGCGCCGGACATCCAACTGCCCAACCCGTGGATCGCGCTGTCGCCACTGTTGATGGTGGGCCTGATGAACCTGCTGTTCACCCGCTGGATTCCAGTGTGGTATGGCAAGACTCACAGCCTCTCACTGCCGGGCATGGCCGCTCCCGTGACCACCGATATCGCCAAGCTGACGGCGATCTGGGCGGTCCAGGCGGCCTTGCTGGTGGGCATCATCATGGTGCTGGTGTTCGGCTTTCAGGCGATTCGCGGCAAGTTGGCCGAAGGCAGTAAAAGTGCGGTCAGCGGCGCGTTGCTGGCGGCGATGAACACCGCGTCGGAATACGGTTTCGGTGCGGTGATCGCCTCGTTGCCCGGCTTTCTGGTGCTGTCCGGCTGGCTCAAGAGCATTCCCAACCCGCTGGTCAACGAAGCGATTACCGTGACTCTGCTGGCCGGTATCACCGGTTCGGCGTCGGGCGGCATGAGCATCGCCCTGGCGGCGATGTCCGAGAGCTTCATCAGTGCCGCCCACGCTGCCAATATTCCGCTGGAAGTGCTGCACCGGGTTGCCGCGATGGCCAGTGGCGGCATGGACACCCTGCCGCACAACGGCGCGGTGATTACCTTGCTGGCCGTCACCGGCTTGACCCACCGCGAGGCCTACAAAGACATTTTCTGTATTACGCTGATCAAGACACTCGCTGTTTTTGTGGTGATCGGTACTTTCTACGCCACTGGCATTGTGTGA
- the hbdH gene encoding 3-hydroxybutyrate dehydrogenase, translating into MTTLSGKTALVTGSTSGIGLGIALSLAKAGANLILNGFGDASRVIAEVEQFGGKVGHHPADVSDAAQIADMIEYAEREFGGVDILVNNAGIQHVASVEDFPVERWDSIIAINLSSVFHSTRLSLPGMRTKGWGRIINIASVHGQVGSVGKAAYVAAKHGVIGLTKVVGLETATTNVTCNAICPGWVLTPLVQKQIDDRAATGIEPQQAQHDLLAEKQPSLEFVTPPQLGELVLFLCSEAGSQVRGAAWNIDGGWLAQ; encoded by the coding sequence ATGACGACTCTTTCGGGCAAGACCGCACTGGTCACCGGTTCCACCAGCGGCATTGGCCTGGGGATCGCCCTGAGCCTGGCCAAGGCCGGCGCCAACTTGATTCTCAACGGTTTCGGCGATGCCTCCAGGGTGATTGCCGAAGTGGAGCAATTCGGCGGCAAGGTCGGCCATCATCCAGCCGACGTCAGCGACGCGGCGCAGATCGCCGACATGATCGAGTACGCCGAGCGTGAGTTCGGCGGCGTGGATATCCTGGTCAACAACGCGGGCATCCAGCACGTGGCGTCGGTGGAAGATTTTCCGGTGGAGCGCTGGGACTCGATCATTGCGATCAACCTGTCGTCGGTGTTTCACAGCACCCGTTTGAGCTTGCCGGGCATGCGCACCAAGGGCTGGGGACGGATCATCAACATCGCTTCGGTGCATGGCCAGGTCGGTTCGGTGGGTAAGGCGGCGTACGTCGCGGCCAAGCATGGTGTGATCGGCCTGACCAAGGTGGTCGGTCTGGAAACCGCTACGACGAACGTCACTTGCAACGCCATCTGCCCGGGTTGGGTGCTGACGCCGCTGGTGCAGAAGCAGATCGATGATCGCGCCGCGACCGGGATCGAGCCGCAGCAGGCGCAACATGATTTGCTGGCCGAGAAGCAGCCGTCGCTGGAGTTCGTGACCCCGCCGCAGCTGGGTGAGTTGGTGCTGTTTTTATGCAGCGAAGCCGGTAGCCAAGTGCGGGGCGCTGCGTGGAATATTGATGGTGGGTGGTTGGCGCAGTAA
- a CDS encoding sigma-54-dependent Fis family transcriptional regulator — protein MNTTESLKDYQRVRTLAIRSLFEIIEQSSEGTVIVDRDANIVWMNERYARRFGLESASGAIGRACESVIPGSLLREVVRTGRPILLDMQDTPKEPLVVMRLPIHDDAGAVIGAIGFALFDELRSLSPMLKRYLSMQEELASTRSLLRARQTKYNFAHFIGTSAASLEVKRRARRSASAESPVLLLGETGTGKELLAQAIHGASPRAHKAFVSINSAAIPESLLEAEFFGTAPGAFTGADRKGRTGKLQIAQGGTLFLDEIGDMPLPLQSKLLRVLQEKEFEPVGSNEVIQSDVRVIAATSTDLEAAIKRGEFRADLYYRLNVLPIQVPPLRDRLDDLPALSEAILEELRSQHELNREALDLLGQHAWPGNIRELRNVLERAALLSDDLMLNATDIRAAIGSFTPVERAAPLPLEPIAHETFSEARERFDRQLIESTLVQCGGKVIEAAARLGLGRSTLYKKMVALGIAESQ, from the coding sequence ATGAACACCACCGAAAGCCTCAAGGACTACCAGCGCGTTCGCACCCTGGCGATCCGTTCGCTGTTCGAAATCATCGAGCAATCGAGCGAAGGCACGGTGATTGTCGACCGTGACGCGAACATCGTCTGGATGAACGAGCGTTATGCCCGGCGGTTCGGTCTGGAGTCGGCCTCAGGTGCCATCGGCAGGGCCTGTGAAAGCGTGATCCCCGGCAGCCTGTTGCGTGAGGTGGTGCGCACCGGACGACCGATCCTGCTGGACATGCAGGACACCCCCAAGGAACCGCTGGTGGTGATGCGCCTGCCGATTCACGACGACGCAGGCGCGGTGATCGGCGCCATCGGTTTTGCCCTGTTCGACGAATTGCGCAGCCTTTCGCCAATGCTTAAGCGCTACCTGAGCATGCAGGAAGAACTGGCATCGACCCGTTCGTTGCTGCGTGCACGACAAACCAAGTACAACTTCGCCCATTTCATTGGCACCAGTGCCGCCAGCCTGGAAGTCAAACGCCGCGCCCGGCGCAGTGCCAGTGCCGAGTCACCGGTGTTGTTGCTCGGCGAAACCGGTACCGGCAAGGAGCTGCTGGCCCAGGCGATCCACGGTGCATCGCCTCGAGCCCACAAAGCCTTCGTCAGCATCAACAGCGCGGCGATTCCCGAATCGCTGCTGGAAGCCGAGTTCTTCGGCACAGCACCCGGCGCGTTCACCGGGGCCGATCGCAAGGGTCGCACCGGCAAGTTGCAAATCGCCCAGGGTGGCACACTGTTTCTCGACGAAATCGGCGACATGCCGCTGCCACTGCAAAGCAAGCTGCTGCGTGTACTGCAGGAAAAGGAGTTCGAGCCGGTGGGCTCCAACGAAGTGATTCAGAGCGATGTACGGGTGATCGCAGCCACCTCCACCGATCTGGAAGCAGCGATCAAACGCGGCGAGTTTCGCGCCGATTTGTATTACCGCCTCAACGTGCTGCCGATCCAGGTCCCGCCCCTGCGTGATCGCCTCGACGACCTGCCGGCCCTCAGTGAAGCCATTCTCGAGGAACTGCGCAGTCAGCATGAACTGAACCGCGAAGCCCTGGATTTGTTGGGGCAACACGCCTGGCCGGGGAACATTCGGGAACTGCGCAACGTGCTGGAACGCGCGGCGTTGCTCAGTGATGATTTGATGCTGAACGCGACGGATATCCGTGCGGCGATTGGTAGCTTTACGCCGGTAGAGCGTGCAGCGCCTCTGCCCCTTGAGCCGATTGCCCATGAAACCTTCAGTGAGGCTCGCGAGCGGTTTGATCGGCAGTTGATTGAATCCACCCTCGTGCAATGCGGCGGGAAGGTGATCGAAGCGGCGGCGCGGTTGGGGTTGGGGCGATCGACCTTGTACAAGAAAATGGTGGCGTTGGGGATTGCCGAGTCTCAATGA
- a CDS encoding ABC transporter ATP-binding protein produces the protein MSDNLIEIRDLNVAFSGQTVVCNLCLDIRPGECLALVGESGSGKSVTAHSILQLLPENGTQTTGSICYRGQELIGADTKALRELRGNRIAMIFQEPMTSLNPLHSIEKQIGETLLLHRGLGGKAAQARILELLQLVGIQKPEERLKAYPHQLSGGQRQRVMIAMALACEPELLIADEPTTALDVTVQRKILLLLKSLQQRLGMSLLLISHDLNLVRSIAQRVCVMRAGEIVEQAPCETLFTEPKHPYSCVLLNAEPEGEALPRDEREKVLEVDNLQVQFAIGGGLFQRKTYLRAVDGISLNVQRGKTLGIVGESGSGKSTLGQAILRLLDSEGSIRFQGEALDGLTQKQLRPWRKKMQVVFQDPYGSLSPRMSVAQIISEGLEVHSQSTPDECEAQVIRVLEEVGLDPQSRHRYPHEFSGGQRQRIAIARALVLKPALILLDEPTSALDRTVQKQVVALLRQLQEKHGLTYLFISHDLAVVRALAHDMIVIKDGKVVESGASHDVFDSPQHPYTKELLAAAHPGWAY, from the coding sequence ATGAGTGACAACCTGATCGAAATCCGTGACCTCAACGTAGCCTTCAGTGGCCAGACCGTGGTGTGCAACCTGTGCCTGGACATCCGCCCCGGCGAATGCCTGGCGTTGGTCGGTGAGTCGGGCTCCGGTAAATCAGTGACCGCCCACTCGATCCTGCAACTGCTGCCCGAAAATGGCACGCAAACCACCGGCAGCATTTGCTATCGCGGCCAGGAATTGATTGGCGCCGACACCAAGGCCTTGCGCGAGCTGCGCGGCAACCGGATCGCGATGATCTTCCAGGAGCCGATGACCTCCCTCAACCCGCTGCACAGTATCGAAAAGCAGATCGGCGAAACCCTGCTGTTGCACAGAGGGCTGGGGGGCAAAGCGGCGCAAGCGCGGATTCTCGAGTTACTGCAACTGGTGGGCATCCAGAAGCCCGAAGAGCGGCTCAAGGCCTATCCCCATCAACTGTCCGGCGGCCAACGGCAACGGGTAATGATCGCCATGGCCCTGGCCTGCGAGCCGGAGCTGCTGATCGCCGACGAGCCGACCACCGCGCTGGATGTGACGGTGCAGCGCAAGATCCTGCTGCTGCTCAAATCCCTGCAACAGCGGCTCGGCATGTCACTGCTGCTGATCAGCCACGACCTCAATCTGGTGCGCAGCATCGCCCAGCGGGTGTGCGTGATGCGCGCCGGGGAAATCGTCGAGCAGGCGCCCTGCGAGACACTGTTCACCGAGCCGAAACATCCTTACAGCTGTGTGCTGTTGAATGCCGAGCCAGAAGGTGAAGCCCTGCCACGGGACGAACGTGAAAAAGTCCTGGAAGTGGATAATCTACAGGTGCAGTTCGCCATCGGTGGCGGACTGTTTCAGCGTAAAACTTACCTGCGCGCGGTGGACGGCATCAGCCTGAACGTTCAACGCGGCAAGACCCTGGGCATTGTCGGTGAATCCGGTTCGGGCAAATCCACCCTCGGTCAGGCGATCCTGCGCTTGCTCGACTCGGAAGGCAGCATTCGCTTTCAGGGTGAGGCCCTCGATGGCCTGACGCAAAAGCAACTTCGGCCATGGCGCAAGAAGATGCAGGTGGTGTTCCAGGACCCTTACGGCAGCCTCAGCCCGCGGATGTCCGTGGCGCAGATCATCAGTGAAGGCCTTGAGGTTCACAGCCAGTCCACCCCTGACGAATGCGAGGCCCAGGTGATCCGGGTGCTGGAAGAAGTCGGCCTCGACCCGCAAAGCCGTCATCGCTACCCGCACGAATTCTCCGGCGGCCAACGCCAGCGCATCGCCATTGCCCGCGCGCTGGTGCTGAAACCGGCGCTGATCCTGCTCGACGAACCGACCTCGGCCCTCGACCGCACGGTGCAAAAACAAGTGGTCGCCCTGCTCCGCCAGCTTCAGGAGAAACATGGCCTGACCTACCTGTTCATCAGTCACGACCTGGCGGTGGTGCGCGCCCTGGCCCACGACATGATCGTGATCAAGGACGGCAAAGTGGTGGAAAGCGGCGCCAGCCACGACGTGTTCGACTCGCCGCAGCATCCCTACACCAAAGAACTGTTGGCGGCGGCGCATCCGGGGTGGGCTTACTGA
- a CDS encoding microcin C ABC transporter permease YejB codes for MWAYILRRLLLIIPTLVIILLVNFVIVQAAPGGPVEQAIAKLQGIGGAGVGGGSSETMHGSSRASRGLDPQLIKEIEKQYGFDKPAPERLWLMLKSYAHLDFGKSFFRGATVTDLILEKMPVTISLGLWATLITYLVSIPLGIRKAVHHGSHFDIWSSTAIIIGYAMPAFLFAMFLIVVFAGGTSLNWFPVRGLVSDNFESLSTVGKIADYFWHLVLPVTALVIGGFATLTILTKNSFLNEITCQYVVTARAKGLSERRVLYGHVFRNAMLLVVSGIPQAFISVFFAGSLLIEVIFSLDGLGRMSYEAAVSRDYPVVFGSLFIFTLFGLLIKIIGDLCYTLVDPRIDFAARNA; via the coding sequence ATGTGGGCTTACATACTGCGGCGTTTGCTGCTGATCATTCCGACGCTGGTGATCATTCTTCTGGTCAATTTCGTCATTGTCCAGGCGGCGCCCGGTGGCCCGGTGGAACAGGCTATCGCGAAGCTGCAAGGCATCGGCGGCGCGGGGGTCGGCGGCGGTTCCAGCGAGACAATGCACGGCAGCTCACGGGCCAGCCGCGGGCTTGATCCGCAGCTGATCAAGGAGATCGAAAAGCAATACGGCTTCGACAAGCCGGCGCCGGAACGCCTGTGGCTGATGCTCAAGAGCTACGCCCATCTCGATTTCGGCAAGAGCTTTTTCCGCGGCGCCACGGTCACCGACCTGATCCTGGAAAAAATGCCGGTGACCATTTCCCTCGGGCTCTGGGCGACGTTGATCACTTATTTGGTGTCGATTCCGCTGGGCATCCGCAAGGCCGTGCACCACGGCAGTCATTTCGACATCTGGAGCAGCACCGCGATCATCATCGGTTACGCCATGCCGGCGTTCCTGTTCGCGATGTTCCTGATCGTGGTTTTCGCTGGTGGCACCTCATTGAACTGGTTCCCGGTGCGCGGCCTGGTCTCGGACAACTTCGAGTCGCTGTCGACGGTGGGCAAAATCGCCGATTACTTCTGGCACCTGGTGTTGCCGGTGACGGCGCTGGTGATCGGCGGTTTCGCCACCCTGACCATCCTCACCAAAAACTCCTTCCTCAATGAAATCACTTGCCAGTACGTGGTCACTGCCCGCGCCAAGGGGTTGAGTGAACGCCGAGTGCTTTACGGCCATGTGTTTCGCAACGCGATGCTGCTGGTGGTGTCGGGAATTCCGCAGGCCTTCATCAGCGTATTTTTCGCCGGGTCGCTGCTGATCGAAGTGATTTTTTCCCTCGATGGCCTGGGCCGCATGAGTTACGAAGCCGCTGTATCACGGGACTATCCGGTGGTATTCGGCTCGCTGTTCATCTTCACCTTGTTCGGCCTGCTGATAAAAATCATCGGTGACCTCTGCTACACCCTGGTCGATCCGCGTATCGACTTCGCCGCGAGGAATGCCTGA
- a CDS encoding extracellular solute-binding protein — protein MRLAFPTWLFTAAALLLGAAGVNAAPQQALTVYGEPAKYPAGFSHFAYTNPQAPKGGTMRRSALEIGHFDHVLPYIDKGIGVTQIDGLIYSPLALRSLDEPYTVYGLVAQQMERSDDGLSLRFYLNPNARFADGKPITAEDVRYTFNLLMTQGSLRYRTQFADVKGVEVESPRTIRFDFKSNENRTLPLDIATLPVFPEHWWKTRDFANGGGYEPPLGSGPYRVSKVDSGRSITFERNADWWARDLPVSRGLYNFDHFSIEYFGDTDVARQVLRGGAYDYNREFSATAYSIGYESPALSDGRLQKAHLAKEAPQSSQGFVFNLQNPMFQDRRVRQALAMLWDFEWSNRQMMRNLYIRQQSFFSNTDLAARQLPDAGERAILEPLRGQIPDEVFTQVFEAPKTDGSGVIRDKQLQALDLLEQAGWKPDGDQLVNAEGQPLSFTFLISQNGMDRLLLPYKRTLKQIGIDLNIRHIDASQYVNRLMSRDYDMIVTGYPVTNSPGNELYNYFGSAAANDPGSNNYMALKNPAVDTLINGLVRANTQADMLRYAHALDRVLQWNFYWIPNYYPPGSSTLWWNRFGIPAVQASNDEAIESWWEVSSTPLTNEQMTAELIKRGKPGGPH, from the coding sequence ATGCGACTGGCTTTCCCCACTTGGTTGTTCACTGCCGCGGCCCTGTTGTTGGGCGCCGCCGGTGTGAATGCTGCACCGCAACAGGCGTTGACCGTATACGGTGAACCGGCGAAGTATCCCGCCGGCTTCAGTCATTTCGCCTACACCAACCCGCAAGCGCCGAAGGGTGGCACGATGCGTCGCTCAGCGCTGGAAATCGGTCATTTCGACCATGTCCTGCCGTACATCGACAAAGGCATTGGTGTCACGCAGATCGACGGCTTGATCTACTCGCCCCTGGCCCTGCGTTCGCTGGACGAACCCTACACCGTGTACGGCCTGGTGGCGCAACAGATGGAGCGTTCCGACGACGGTTTGTCTCTGCGTTTCTACCTGAACCCGAACGCCCGTTTCGCCGACGGCAAGCCCATCACGGCCGAAGACGTGCGCTACACCTTCAACTTGCTGATGACCCAGGGCAGCCTGCGTTATCGCACGCAATTCGCCGACGTCAAAGGCGTCGAAGTGGAGTCGCCGCGAACCATTCGCTTCGACTTCAAAAGCAATGAAAACCGCACCCTGCCCCTCGACATCGCCACCTTGCCGGTATTTCCCGAACACTGGTGGAAGACCCGCGACTTCGCCAATGGTGGCGGTTACGAACCGCCACTGGGCAGCGGGCCATACAGGGTGAGCAAGGTCGACTCCGGGCGCAGCATCACCTTCGAGCGTAACGCCGACTGGTGGGCCAGGGATTTACCGGTCAGCCGTGGCCTCTACAACTTCGATCATTTCAGCATCGAGTACTTCGGCGACACCGACGTCGCCCGTCAGGTGCTGCGTGGCGGTGCCTATGACTACAACCGCGAATTCTCCGCCACCGCCTACTCCATTGGTTACGAGAGCCCGGCCCTGAGCGACGGTCGCCTGCAAAAGGCCCACCTGGCCAAAGAGGCACCGCAATCGTCTCAGGGCTTTGTGTTCAACCTGCAAAACCCGATGTTTCAGGACCGCCGTGTGCGCCAGGCCCTGGCCATGCTCTGGGATTTCGAGTGGAGCAACCGGCAAATGATGCGCAACCTGTACATCCGCCAGCAGAGCTTCTTTTCCAACACCGACCTCGCCGCCCGACAACTGCCCGACGCGGGTGAACGGGCGATTCTCGAACCGCTGCGCGGGCAGATCCCCGACGAAGTCTTCACCCAGGTCTTCGAAGCACCGAAAACCGACGGTAGCGGCGTGATTCGCGACAAACAGTTGCAAGCCCTGGACTTGCTCGAACAGGCGGGCTGGAAACCCGATGGCGATCAACTGGTCAATGCCGAAGGTCAACCGCTGAGCTTCACCTTCCTGATCAGCCAGAACGGCATGGACCGATTGCTGCTGCCTTATAAGCGCACCCTGAAACAAATCGGCATCGACCTGAACATTCGCCACATCGACGCCTCCCAGTACGTCAACCGCCTGATGTCCCGGGATTACGACATGATCGTCACCGGCTACCCGGTCACCAACTCGCCGGGTAACGAGCTGTACAACTACTTTGGCTCGGCGGCGGCCAACGATCCGGGTTCCAACAACTACATGGCGCTGAAGAATCCGGCGGTCGATACGTTGATCAACGGCCTGGTTCGGGCCAACACCCAGGCCGACATGCTGCGCTACGCACATGCCCTGGACCGTGTTCTGCAATGGAACTTCTATTGGATTCCCAACTATTACCCGCCAGGCAGTTCGACCCTGTGGTGGAACCGCTTCGGCATTCCCGCTGTGCAAGCGAGCAATGACGAAGCCATCGAGAGTTGGTGGGAAGTCAGTTCCACACCCCTGACCAACGAACAGATGACCGCCGAACTCATCAAGCGCGGCAAACCCGGAGGGCCGCACTGA
- a CDS encoding peptidylprolyl isomerase — MAKATARHILVATEAKCNELKAQIEAGADFAEIAKANSTCPSSRQGGDLGSFGPGQMVKEFDTVVFSAPINVVQGPVKTQFGYHLLEVTSRQD, encoded by the coding sequence ATGGCCAAAGCCACTGCCCGTCACATCCTGGTTGCCACCGAAGCCAAGTGCAACGAACTCAAGGCCCAGATCGAAGCCGGCGCCGATTTCGCCGAAATCGCCAAAGCCAACTCCACCTGCCCGTCCAGCCGCCAGGGCGGTGACCTGGGTTCGTTCGGCCCAGGCCAGATGGTCAAGGAATTCGACACCGTGGTCTTCAGCGCACCGATCAACGTGGTGCAAGGCCCGGTCAAGACCCAGTTCGGTTACCACCTGCTGGAAGTGACCAGCCGTCAGGACTGA
- a CDS encoding ABC transporter permease: MFKLSPLGRRRFERFKKNRRGWWSLWLFVGLFLLTLGGELIANDKPLMVSYQGSLYFPALKRHTEQEFGGQLPFQADYRSDYVQKLIHKDGGWMLFAPIPFSDDTPNYDLNQPAPSPPSKVNWLGTDDQARDVLARVIFGARVSILFALALTFISALIGIAAGALQGYYGGWVDLLGQRLLEVWSGLPVLYLLIILSGFVEPNFWWLLGIMALFSWLALVDVVRAEFLRGRNLEYVKAARALGLTDRKVIVRHILPNAMNATLSYLPFILTGAISTLTALDFLGFGMPAGSASLGELIGQGKQNLQAPWLGLTAFFTLALILSLLVFIGEALRDAFDPRS; the protein is encoded by the coding sequence ATGTTCAAGCTCTCGCCACTGGGCCGTCGCCGCTTCGAACGCTTCAAGAAAAACCGCCGGGGCTGGTGGTCGCTGTGGTTGTTTGTCGGCCTGTTCCTGCTGACCCTGGGCGGCGAGCTGATCGCCAACGACAAACCGCTGATGGTCAGCTACCAGGGCTCGTTGTACTTCCCGGCGCTCAAACGCCACACCGAGCAGGAGTTTGGCGGGCAACTGCCCTTTCAGGCCGACTACCGCAGCGATTACGTGCAGAAGCTGATTCACAAGGATGGCGGCTGGATGCTGTTTGCGCCGATCCCGTTCAGCGACGACACGCCCAACTACGACCTCAATCAACCGGCGCCGAGCCCGCCGTCGAAGGTCAACTGGCTGGGTACCGACGATCAGGCCCGGGACGTGCTGGCCCGGGTGATTTTCGGGGCGCGGGTGTCGATCCTGTTCGCGCTGGCACTGACCTTTATCAGCGCGTTGATCGGCATCGCCGCCGGTGCCCTGCAAGGCTATTACGGCGGCTGGGTCGACCTGCTCGGTCAGCGCTTGCTGGAGGTCTGGTCCGGGTTGCCGGTGCTGTACCTGCTGATCATTCTGTCGGGCTTCGTCGAGCCGAATTTCTGGTGGCTGCTGGGGATCATGGCGCTGTTTTCCTGGCTGGCCCTGGTGGACGTGGTGCGCGCCGAGTTCCTGCGCGGGCGAAACCTCGAATACGTCAAGGCCGCCCGCGCGCTGGGCCTGACCGACCGCAAGGTGATCGTGCGGCACATTCTGCCCAATGCGATGAACGCCACCCTGAGTTATCTGCCGTTCATCCTGACCGGGGCGATTTCCACCCTCACCGCATTGGACTTCCTCGGCTTCGGCATGCCAGCCGGCAGCGCGTCCCTGGGCGAATTGATCGGTCAAGGCAAGCAGAACCTGCAAGCACCATGGCTGGGGCTGACGGCGTTTTTCACCCTGGCGCTGATTCTTTCTTTATTGGTGTTCATTGGCGAGGCGTTGCGTGATGCCTTTGACCCTCGTTCTTGA